A window of the Acetobacteraceae bacterium genome harbors these coding sequences:
- a CDS encoding BolA family transcriptional regulator, with translation MNATDLKPRFKRISKLLTEAFPNDEINIVDESRRHANHMHRIEKQGSAEAVEETHFLITIKSARFNGVSYINRQRMIHDLLRDEFNSGLHSLKLSLSAPKTA, from the coding sequence ATGAACGCAACAGATTTGAAGCCTAGATTTAAACGGATTTCAAAGCTTTTAACAGAGGCTTTTCCAAATGATGAGATAAATATTGTTGATGAAAGCAGGCGGCATGCCAATCATATGCATCGGATTGAAAAGCAAGGATCTGCCGAAGCTGTGGAGGAGACCCATTTTTTGATCACGATAAAGAGTGCTAGATTTAATGGTGTTTCTTATATCAATCGTCAACGTATGATACATGATCTTTTAAGAGATGAATTTAATTCCGGTCTTCATTCTTTAAAGTTGTCTTTAAGTGCGCCCAAAACGGCTTGA
- the dnaE gene encoding DNA polymerase III subunit alpha: MPYSDFVHLRNHSAYSLSEGAMSVSDIAELAQRYKMPATALTDSGNMFGSLEFSGICRQRGIQPIIGCQLGVSFDGENASPVVALARNSAGLLNLRKLSTEGYLQGNPSTPFSSIEFLCNHAEGIFLLTGGVLGPLGQFLLRQDEGQAQKLLSRLLDAFKDNLAVELTRVGAPGEKQIESDMVALADRFSIPLVATNNCFFSSPTMRMAQDVLLCIGEGKVAAEEDRKKAFKGSWFKSPKQMKELFKDIPEAFSNSLMIARRCHVEVRSIKPLLPISKNVGENEDAGEVLTKMARDGLKRRLAVMNLKDDARKIYEERLEHEIGIIIRMGFPGYFLIVADFIQWAKAHDIPVGPGRGSGAGSLVAFSLTITDIDPIRFSLLFERFLNPERISMPDFDIDFCQHRRDEVIRYVRDEYGSTRVAQIITFGKLQAKAAVRDVGRVLGIPYGAVNRIAELIPNNPAKPMALRQAISEEAELLKIEQRKDDDEAVLLERALQLEGLFRHASTHAAGVVIGDRELVELVPLYRDPRDESGMLVTQFSMKYVEKAGLVKFDFLGLATLTLLKRGVDFLKELGIEVDLSHIPLDDQKTFEMMAKGDTVGVFQFESPGMRDMLKQMQSNRFEDLIAGVALYRPGPMENIPAYCRRKHGEHWESPHETIRPILEETYGIMVYQEQVMQIAQEMAGYSLGEADILRRAMGKKIAAEMEKQRQIFIKGSVAKGISEKDANSVFDMMAKFADYGFNKSHAAAYALVSYQTAWMKAHHPVAFLAACMSLSREKTEKLAVFFQEADRMNIKVMPPDINHSKADFSVERQEDGEYIIRYALAAVKRVGLSAMEELCRVRGNKKFTDLTDFAQRCSGGFLNKMQLENLAKAGAFDGFSMKREVVFENIDVVLARSHARALEEASGQSGLFGGIEEEKAFSELPLRQPPVMWETSRRLQEEYSAIGFYLSAHPLDSYKDVFKKINVTPISEIESLDLGSEESVISIAGIVIQRKERPTKSGKKMAWLTVSDGYGTCEFVMFSEVLEDARPFIKEGSEVFASISIRKEEEAFRLTARRVTALESEIQKGKTNMVIVIKNGDSLSLLKDKLDSCPSGAGRISLLFEKKEQKFILDLPAFYPVTPKLLEQVKILPGITAYIAF; this comes from the coding sequence ATGCCTTATTCTGATTTTGTTCATCTCCGTAATCATTCGGCGTACTCTTTAAGTGAAGGCGCCATGAGCGTCAGTGATATTGCCGAGTTGGCGCAACGCTATAAAATGCCAGCCACTGCCTTAACGGATAGTGGCAATATGTTTGGGAGTTTAGAATTCTCAGGGATATGTCGTCAAAGAGGGATTCAACCAATTATTGGGTGTCAACTTGGCGTATCTTTTGACGGCGAGAATGCCTCCCCAGTTGTTGCTTTAGCAAGGAACTCAGCAGGTCTTCTTAATTTACGCAAGCTTTCGACAGAAGGATATCTTCAAGGGAATCCCTCAACGCCTTTCAGTTCTATTGAATTTTTATGTAATCATGCTGAAGGGATTTTTCTTTTAACTGGAGGTGTTCTTGGTCCTTTAGGGCAATTTTTACTCCGTCAGGATGAAGGCCAAGCTCAAAAACTTCTTTCTCGCTTATTAGATGCTTTTAAGGATAATCTGGCTGTTGAGCTAACACGTGTTGGCGCTCCCGGTGAAAAGCAGATAGAAAGCGATATGGTTGCTTTAGCGGATAGGTTTAGCATTCCGCTTGTGGCAACTAATAATTGTTTTTTTTCAAGCCCTACAATGAGAATGGCGCAGGATGTTCTCCTTTGCATTGGAGAAGGAAAAGTCGCTGCAGAAGAAGATAGAAAGAAGGCATTTAAGGGGAGTTGGTTTAAATCTCCTAAGCAGATGAAAGAGCTTTTTAAGGATATTCCCGAAGCTTTCTCAAATAGTTTGATGATAGCACGCCGCTGTCATGTTGAAGTTCGCTCTATAAAACCTTTGTTACCGATATCGAAAAATGTTGGAGAAAATGAAGATGCTGGCGAGGTTCTAACAAAAATGGCAAGAGATGGCCTCAAAAGACGTCTTGCTGTTATGAATTTAAAGGATGATGCCAGAAAAATTTATGAAGAACGCCTAGAGCACGAAATAGGCATTATCATCCGTATGGGATTTCCTGGATATTTTTTAATCGTTGCTGATTTTATTCAATGGGCAAAAGCACATGATATTCCTGTTGGACCGGGGCGTGGGTCTGGTGCAGGTTCTCTCGTCGCTTTTTCTTTAACGATTACAGATATTGATCCTATTCGTTTCAGTCTCCTCTTTGAGCGTTTTTTAAATCCTGAACGTATTTCGATGCCAGATTTTGATATTGATTTTTGTCAGCATCGGCGTGATGAGGTTATCCGCTATGTCCGGGATGAATATGGCTCAACCCGTGTGGCACAAATTATTACTTTTGGAAAATTACAGGCAAAAGCAGCTGTTCGGGATGTCGGACGTGTCCTCGGGATTCCTTACGGGGCTGTTAATCGTATTGCTGAGCTGATTCCCAATAATCCTGCGAAACCAATGGCTTTAAGGCAGGCCATTTCGGAAGAAGCGGAACTTTTGAAAATTGAGCAGAGAAAAGATGACGATGAGGCGGTTCTTTTAGAAAGAGCCCTTCAGCTAGAAGGGCTCTTCCGGCATGCCTCAACCCATGCTGCAGGTGTTGTGATTGGGGATAGGGAACTTGTAGAGTTGGTTCCTCTTTACAGAGATCCCCGAGATGAAAGCGGTATGCTCGTTACCCAATTTTCAATGAAATACGTTGAAAAAGCGGGGCTTGTGAAATTTGACTTTTTAGGTTTGGCAACCTTGACCCTTTTGAAGCGAGGTGTTGATTTTTTAAAAGAATTAGGAATTGAGGTCGATTTATCTCATATACCGCTTGATGACCAAAAAACATTTGAGATGATGGCCAAAGGGGATACCGTTGGCGTCTTTCAGTTTGAAAGTCCTGGGATGCGGGATATGCTCAAACAGATGCAATCAAATAGATTTGAAGATTTGATTGCTGGTGTGGCGCTTTATAGGCCAGGTCCGATGGAAAATATTCCAGCTTATTGCCGCCGAAAACATGGGGAACACTGGGAATCTCCACATGAAACGATCAGACCAATCCTAGAAGAAACTTATGGGATTATGGTGTACCAAGAACAAGTCATGCAGATTGCGCAGGAAATGGCGGGTTATAGTCTTGGGGAAGCAGATATCTTACGGCGTGCAATGGGTAAAAAAATTGCAGCGGAAATGGAAAAGCAGCGCCAAATTTTTATTAAAGGATCTGTTGCGAAAGGGATTTCTGAAAAAGATGCAAATTCTGTCTTTGATATGATGGCTAAATTTGCAGATTATGGATTTAATAAATCTCATGCGGCTGCTTATGCGCTTGTTTCTTATCAAACAGCTTGGATGAAAGCGCATCATCCAGTGGCATTTCTTGCAGCATGCATGTCCCTTTCAAGAGAAAAAACAGAGAAATTGGCTGTTTTCTTCCAAGAGGCTGACCGGATGAATATTAAGGTCATGCCACCAGATATTAACCACTCTAAAGCAGATTTTTCTGTCGAAAGGCAAGAGGACGGAGAATATATTATACGCTATGCTCTTGCTGCGGTTAAAAGAGTTGGCCTCAGTGCTATGGAAGAGTTGTGCCGCGTAAGAGGTAATAAAAAATTCACAGATTTAACGGATTTTGCTCAACGTTGTAGTGGTGGATTTTTAAATAAAATGCAATTGGAAAATCTCGCAAAAGCAGGGGCTTTTGATGGCTTTTCTATGAAACGCGAAGTTGTTTTTGAAAATATTGATGTTGTTTTAGCCCGATCTCATGCAAGAGCACTTGAGGAAGCATCAGGACAGAGTGGTTTATTCGGTGGTATTGAGGAAGAAAAAGCATTTAGTGAATTACCTCTTCGTCAACCGCCTGTTATGTGGGAAACCTCACGTCGTTTACAAGAAGAATATTCTGCGATTGGTTTTTATTTAAGCGCTCATCCTCTTGATAGTTATAAAGATGTTTTTAAAAAAATAAATGTCACGCCTATTTCTGAAATTGAGTCATTAGACTTGGGAAGTGAAGAAAGTGTTATCTCAATTGCGGGCATCGTCATTCAAAGAAAAGAGCGTCCTACGAAAAGTGGCAAGAAAATGGCCTGGCTGACTGTCAGTGATGGTTATGGCACTTGTGAATTTGTGATGTTTTCGGAAGTTTTAGAAGATGCCAGACCTTTTATTAAAGAAGGTTCAGAAGTTTTTGCAAGTATTTCTATTCGTAAAGAGGAAGAAGCATTTCGTTTAACTGCTCGGCGCGTAACAGCATTAGAATCGGAGATACAAAAAGGCAAAACAAATATGGTGATTGTGATTAAGAATGGGGATTCTCTTTCCTTACTGAAGGATAAGTTGGATTCTTGCCCATCTGGAGCTGGTAGAATATCCCTTCTTTTTGAGAAAAAAGAACAAAAATTTATTCTGGATCTGCCAGCTTTTTACCCCGTTACACCGAAACTCCTTGAACAAGTTAAAATTCTTCCAGGAATTACAGCCTACATTGCATTTTAG
- a CDS encoding ABC transporter ATP-binding protein, translated as MKADAVLSLRNLSRIFHSGEQRLEILREASLEIRPGELVGLVGPSGIGKSTLLHIAGLLESPNSGEVMIAGKCAHQLNDYERTILRRDSIGFVFQFHHLLPEFTALENVMLPALTAGKPIKEAEERAAYLLEMLFVRHRMLSQPGKMSGGERQRVAIARALINQPVLLLADEPTGNLDVDTAEQVLESISNIVRKEKAGALIVTHNVEIAQRMDKNFSLHQGKVILV; from the coding sequence GTGAAGGCTGATGCTGTTTTAAGTCTTAGGAATCTTAGTCGTATTTTCCATTCTGGAGAACAAAGACTTGAAATTTTGAGAGAAGCCTCTCTGGAAATTAGGCCTGGTGAGTTGGTAGGTTTGGTCGGGCCAAGTGGCATTGGAAAATCAACCTTACTGCATATTGCTGGTTTGTTGGAATCTCCAAACAGCGGTGAGGTGATGATAGCGGGGAAATGTGCACACCAATTAAATGATTATGAAAGAACGATTCTTCGTCGAGATTCAATAGGTTTTGTTTTTCAGTTTCATCATCTTTTGCCAGAGTTTACGGCTCTTGAGAACGTTATGCTGCCGGCTTTAACCGCTGGAAAACCGATTAAAGAGGCTGAGGAACGTGCTGCTTATTTATTAGAGATGCTCTTCGTTCGGCATCGGATGCTCAGCCAACCCGGAAAAATGTCTGGCGGAGAGCGGCAGCGTGTTGCGATTGCGCGTGCTTTGATCAATCAGCCTGTATTGCTTTTGGCAGATGAGCCAACTGGAAATTTGGATGTTGATACAGCAGAGCAAGTGCTAGAATCCATCTCAAATATTGTTCGTAAAGAAAAAGCAGGCGCCTTAATTGTTACCCATAATGTTGAAATAGCTCAGAGAATGGATAAGAATTTTTCTTTACATCAGGGAAAAGTCATTCTGGTCTGA
- the lipB gene encoding lipoyl(octanoyl) transferase LipB: MTNFSKKIWFETKNLVSYPLAMNLMQDYVQKIARNKAPSLFWLLEHPPLLTAGVRAKKEDLISPNLFPVYETNRGGQWTYHGPGQQIIYTMLDLREKQGILHQNDLREFVFLLEEWIISTLSALGLETFRRQGLTGVWIKSKNGKLAKIAAIGLRATKWISWHGVSLNLNPILSHYDAIVPCGVKEDDVTSLKNEGLKITMPELRQILFSQCHKFFGEFMRAEDIQPSPDFSVAEYFQKTLEGNILP; the protein is encoded by the coding sequence ATGACTAATTTCTCAAAAAAAATTTGGTTTGAAACAAAAAATCTTGTTTCTTATCCTCTCGCTATGAACTTAATGCAGGATTACGTTCAAAAAATTGCAAGAAACAAAGCTCCTTCTCTTTTTTGGCTTCTAGAACACCCACCTCTTTTAACAGCTGGTGTAAGGGCTAAAAAAGAAGATCTTATTTCTCCGAATCTTTTTCCAGTATATGAAACAAATAGAGGCGGGCAGTGGACGTATCACGGTCCAGGACAACAGATCATCTACACGATGCTAGACCTTAGAGAAAAACAAGGGATTCTTCATCAAAATGATTTACGGGAATTTGTTTTCTTACTCGAAGAATGGATTATTTCAACACTTTCGGCACTTGGCTTAGAAACTTTTAGACGCCAAGGACTTACAGGAGTCTGGATCAAAAGTAAAAATGGAAAACTTGCAAAAATTGCCGCCATCGGTCTAAGAGCTACAAAATGGATTTCTTGGCATGGAGTTAGTCTTAATCTAAATCCCATTCTCTCGCATTATGATGCAATCGTTCCCTGCGGTGTCAAAGAAGATGATGTCACAAGCTTAAAAAATGAAGGACTAAAAATAACAATGCCTGAGCTACGCCAAATCCTTTTTTCACAATGCCACAAATTCTTTGGCGAGTTTATGCGGGCGGAAGACATACAGCCTTCGCCTGACTTTTCTGTTGCTGAATATTTTCAAAAAACACTTGAAGGTAATATCCTGCCATAG
- a CDS encoding proline--tRNA ligase, with the protein MRLTQAFQPTLRETPVEAKIVSHQLMLRAGLIRQITSGIYVWLPAGLRVLRKISNIIREEQDHIGGQELLMPTLQPAELWKRSGRHDSYGPEMLRFKDRHERELLYGPTNEEMITDIFGATETSYKTLPKYLYQLQWKFRDEIRPRFGVMRGREFLMKDGYSFDLSAEDAEDIYFQIMHSYLRTFERIGVTAIPMAADTGPIGGALSHEFLVIAPTGESEVFYDKRREIAQTSEDVKKDPKKFLKKLMNTTYAATSEKHEKALWNEIPQEFQVNGRAIEVGHIFSFGTKYTEAMGISVAGPNGDKIYPYMGSYGIGVSRLVGAIIEASHDEKGIVWPEQVAPYRISLINLRPGDEACDRICEKIYEINANDILYDDRKERAGVKFNDADLMGAPWKIVVGPKGAKNGEIELSRRSGGEAISVNLENPSDESREYMKACGLEAVIG; encoded by the coding sequence ATGCGCCTTACCCAGGCATTTCAGCCCACATTACGAGAGACGCCTGTGGAGGCAAAAATTGTTTCTCATCAACTGATGTTGAGAGCCGGACTTATTCGTCAGATTACTTCTGGAATTTATGTTTGGCTTCCTGCTGGACTGCGTGTTTTACGTAAAATCTCTAATATTATTCGTGAAGAACAGGATCATATTGGTGGTCAAGAACTCCTGATGCCTACTTTACAACCAGCAGAGTTGTGGAAAAGGTCGGGTCGTCATGATTCTTATGGTCCAGAAATGTTGCGTTTTAAAGATAGGCACGAACGTGAGTTGCTGTATGGCCCAACAAATGAAGAAATGATTACAGATATTTTTGGGGCAACAGAAACTTCTTATAAGACACTGCCTAAATACTTGTATCAATTGCAGTGGAAATTTCGAGATGAAATTCGCCCTCGCTTCGGTGTGATGCGTGGACGTGAATTTTTGATGAAAGACGGGTATTCTTTTGATCTTTCAGCAGAAGATGCTGAAGATATTTATTTTCAAATTATGCATTCTTATTTGCGTACTTTCGAACGTATCGGTGTTACTGCGATTCCAATGGCAGCGGATACAGGACCCATTGGCGGTGCATTAAGTCATGAATTTCTTGTGATAGCTCCGACAGGTGAAAGTGAAGTTTTTTACGACAAGAGGCGTGAGATTGCGCAAACCTCTGAAGATGTTAAGAAAGATCCTAAAAAATTCTTGAAAAAATTGATGAATACAACTTATGCCGCAACTTCAGAGAAGCATGAGAAAGCTCTATGGAATGAAATTCCCCAAGAGTTTCAGGTGAATGGGCGAGCAATCGAAGTCGGGCATATTTTCTCTTTTGGAACAAAATATACAGAAGCCATGGGAATATCTGTTGCCGGACCGAATGGAGATAAAATTTATCCTTACATGGGATCCTATGGGATTGGTGTCTCTCGACTAGTCGGTGCGATTATTGAGGCCTCTCATGATGAAAAGGGGATTGTTTGGCCAGAACAGGTTGCGCCTTATCGTATTTCTCTTATTAATCTGCGTCCGGGGGATGAGGCGTGTGATCGTATTTGCGAGAAGATTTATGAAATAAATGCCAATGATATTCTCTATGATGATCGTAAAGAGAGGGCAGGCGTTAAATTTAACGATGCAGATCTTATGGGAGCTCCTTGGAAAATTGTTGTTGGCCCAAAAGGTGCAAAAAATGGAGAAATAGAACTTTCTCGTAGAAGCGGAGGAGAGGCCATTTCCGTAAACTTAGAAAACCCGTCAGACGAGAGTCGTGAGTACATGAAAGCTTGTGGTCTAGAGGCTGTTATAGGGTAA
- a CDS encoding lipoprotein-releasing ABC transporter permease subunit yields the protein MFGKFERMVAWRYLRARRGDRFVSLIAIFSFLGIMLGVATLIVVMGVMNGFKADLMGRVLGLHGDLNMYVSGGNLQNYQQIVSKVETVPRVKRVTPLVEGTVLFQSGRYTTGAELEGISVDALQQWHALSDGLVDGDWKDLEDQNSVAIGVTMAQRAGLTIGSEINLLSPTGRSTPFGTMPRAIKLRVAAIFDADWNDYNSGVVLMSLSQAQNFLLLEKNEVSLLQVEADDSMNARKIGRDIISTIGMPEVRVSDWTQGANGVLSAVNVERNVMFIILSLIILVAAFNIVSSLIMMVKDKGEDIAIMRSFGVSQGGILRIFVMCGAAIGIMGTIAGAVLGISFALNIEHIRHLLEKIMGVNLFNSEVYFLVQLPVRIDWFEVAEVIVLALVLALLATLYPSWRAAHTDPVEMLRREG from the coding sequence ATGTTTGGTAAATTTGAAAGAATGGTGGCGTGGCGTTATTTGCGTGCACGCCGTGGAGATCGTTTTGTTTCTTTGATTGCTATTTTCTCTTTTCTTGGAATTATGCTTGGTGTTGCAACATTGATTGTTGTGATGGGAGTCATGAATGGCTTTAAAGCAGATCTTATGGGAAGAGTTCTTGGTCTTCATGGAGACCTTAATATGTATGTTTCAGGGGGAAATCTTCAAAACTATCAACAGATTGTTTCAAAAGTAGAGACAGTTCCAAGAGTGAAGCGTGTAACGCCTTTGGTTGAAGGAACTGTTTTGTTTCAAAGCGGGCGCTATACAACGGGGGCAGAACTGGAAGGCATATCCGTTGATGCTTTACAGCAATGGCATGCTTTAAGTGATGGTTTGGTCGATGGAGATTGGAAAGACTTAGAAGATCAGAATTCCGTTGCCATTGGTGTAACGATGGCGCAACGTGCTGGGCTTACGATTGGCTCAGAAATTAATTTACTTTCACCGACTGGTCGTTCAACGCCTTTTGGAACAATGCCGAGAGCCATAAAACTGCGCGTTGCCGCTATTTTTGATGCTGATTGGAATGATTACAATAGTGGCGTTGTTTTAATGTCACTTTCGCAGGCTCAAAATTTTCTTTTACTTGAGAAAAATGAGGTGTCTCTTCTCCAAGTCGAAGCGGATGATTCGATGAATGCCAGAAAAATAGGGCGTGATATTATATCGACTATTGGGATGCCAGAGGTGCGTGTCTCTGATTGGACACAAGGTGCAAACGGTGTCCTCAGTGCGGTGAACGTTGAGAGAAATGTGATGTTTATAATTTTAAGTCTTATTATCCTCGTTGCTGCTTTCAATATTGTTTCCTCTCTTATTATGATGGTGAAAGATAAGGGAGAAGACATTGCTATTATGCGGAGTTTTGGCGTAAGCCAAGGAGGCATTCTGCGCATTTTTGTCATGTGTGGTGCAGCTATTGGTATAATGGGAACGATTGCTGGAGCAGTTTTAGGGATTAGTTTCGCGTTAAATATTGAGCATATTCGTCATTTGTTAGAAAAAATTATGGGCGTAAATTTATTCAATTCTGAGGTTTATTTTTTAGTTCAACTGCCTGTTCGGATTGATTGGTTCGAGGTAGCTGAGGTGATTGTTTTGGCGCTTGTATTAGCGCTTTTGGCGACGCTTTATCCTTCTTGGCGTGCCGCACATACAGATCCTGTGGAGATGTTGCGCCGTGAAGGCTGA
- the galU gene encoding UTP--glucose-1-phosphate uridylyltransferase GalU, with amino-acid sequence MIKPVRKAVLPVAGLGTRFLPATKAIPKEMLPVVDKPLIQYAMDEAREAGIEEFCLVTARGKDNLIDYFDVAYELESLLTKRDKKTALKVLEESSVAAGSLVAVRQQNPLGLGHAIWCARSFIGSDPFAVLLPDDIVLGKPGCLKQLTEAYEKTGGNVVAVDEVDPSVTNRYGILDIAEKQGGLVKVKGFVEKPQPEKAPSNLAIIGRYIFKSEILEELEKVSPGEGGEIQLTDAMHELLRSQDFYGVNYKGRRFDCGNKMGFLEAQIACSLERKDLSDGVRAFLKKYV; translated from the coding sequence ATGATAAAGCCGGTGCGCAAAGCTGTTCTTCCTGTGGCTGGGCTAGGGACGCGTTTTCTCCCTGCAACAAAGGCAATCCCAAAAGAGATGCTGCCTGTGGTAGATAAGCCGCTTATTCAATATGCAATGGATGAAGCGCGGGAAGCCGGTATTGAAGAGTTTTGTTTGGTTACGGCGCGTGGAAAAGATAATTTAATTGATTATTTTGATGTTGCCTATGAGCTTGAAAGTTTATTGACAAAACGTGATAAGAAGACAGCTCTGAAAGTTCTAGAAGAAAGCTCTGTTGCCGCTGGGTCTCTCGTTGCTGTGCGTCAGCAGAATCCTTTAGGATTGGGGCATGCTATTTGGTGTGCTAGGAGTTTTATCGGTTCAGATCCGTTTGCTGTTTTGTTGCCAGATGACATTGTTTTGGGAAAGCCGGGTTGTCTGAAGCAGCTGACAGAAGCTTATGAAAAAACGGGGGGAAATGTTGTTGCTGTGGATGAAGTAGATCCTAGCGTGACTAACCGTTATGGTATTTTAGATATTGCAGAGAAGCAAGGCGGTCTTGTCAAGGTTAAAGGGTTTGTTGAAAAGCCGCAGCCAGAAAAAGCGCCTTCTAACTTAGCTATCATTGGACGTTATATTTTTAAATCAGAAATTCTTGAGGAGCTGGAGAAGGTCTCGCCTGGCGAGGGAGGCGAAATACAGCTTACAGATGCAATGCATGAGTTGCTTCGCTCTCAGGATTTTTATGGGGTGAATTACAAAGGGCGTCGTTTCGATTGTGGAAACAAAATGGGATTTTTAGAGGCGCAAATAGCTTGCTCTTTGGAAAGGAAAGACCTTTCGGATGGTGTTAGGGCTTTTTTGAAGAAGTACGTTTGA
- a CDS encoding J domain-containing protein, which produces MSSPDPNAPKKSCAYPNCTKDAGYKAPKSKNSNLGYHWLCLEHVRLYNAKWDFFKGMSSEQIQREEHATFYWNQPTWSRSNIKNFAHPTIKDDIFTQTKTASKEKQTAPATLLQSLKILNLFWPVTKETLQKQYRFYAKKYHPDMNPDNALAEKQFKKTNQAYQEIKKFLERNESFLKK; this is translated from the coding sequence ATGTCTTCCCCTGATCCAAATGCGCCGAAAAAAAGCTGTGCCTACCCAAACTGTACCAAAGACGCAGGCTATAAAGCTCCAAAAAGCAAAAATTCAAATTTGGGTTATCACTGGCTCTGCTTAGAACATGTTCGGCTTTACAATGCCAAATGGGATTTCTTTAAAGGAATGAGTTCTGAACAAATTCAACGGGAAGAACATGCAACCTTTTATTGGAATCAACCCACTTGGAGCAGATCCAACATAAAAAATTTTGCACATCCTACGATAAAAGACGATATTTTTACACAAACAAAAACAGCATCTAAAGAAAAACAAACGGCTCCTGCTACCCTTTTACAGTCTTTAAAGATTTTAAATCTCTTTTGGCCTGTAACGAAAGAAACTCTTCAAAAACAATACCGCTTTTACGCCAAAAAATATCATCCTGACATGAATCCTGATAATGCTCTCGCTGAAAAGCAATTCAAGAAAACTAACCAAGCTTACCAAGAGATAAAAAAATTCTTAGAAAGAAACGAAAGCTTTTTAAAGAAATAG